DNA from Helicobacter pylori:
GCGGGTATATGCTGCCTTGGGGGCAGATGAGCTATTGGGCGGCAGCGGTTATCACTAATCTGTTTGGAGGTATTCCTTTCATTGGGGCTGATGTGGTGGAGTGGATTAGGGGCAATTATGTCGTGGCGGATTCCACTTTAACGCGCTTTTTCATGCTCCATGTCTTTTTACTGCCCATTGCGATCATTCTACTTGTTGGGGTGCATTTTTATTCTTTACGCATCCCGCATGTCAATAACCAAGAAGGTGAAGAGATTGACTTTGAATTGGAAGAAAAGAAATTCATTGAAGGCAAGAAAAAAGAATCCAAAGTCATTCCTTTTTGGCCGGTGTTCTTGTCTAAAGATATTTTTGTGGTTTGCGCGTTCATGGTCTTTTTCTTTTACTTGGTGTGCTACCACTATGATTTTGCGATGGATCCTATTAACTTTGAAAGGGCTAACAGCCTTAAAACGCCGCCTCACATTTACCCTGAATGGTATTTCTTATGGAGCTATGAAGTCTTAAGAGGCTTTTTCTTTAGCGCTGATTTAGGGCTAATGGCCTTTGGCGTGGCGCAAGTGATCTTCTTCTTACTGCCCTTTTTAGACAGAAGCCCAGTCGTCGCTCCCGCGCACAAACGGCCAGCGTTTATGGTGTGGTTTTGGCTTTTAATCATTGACATGATTGTTTTAACGATCTATGGTAAATTGCCTCCGCTTGGGATTGGTAAATACATCGGCTTATTTGGTTCAATCACTTTCCTAGTCCTTTTCTTTGTGGTATTGCCCATTATCACTATCGCTGAGAGCAAGAAACAAGGGGGTGCTAGATGAAAGAATTTAAGATTCTAATCATCCTTATTGTGGTGGTAGGCGTGATTTATTATGGGGTTGAGCCTTATGCGCATTCGGTGATGCACCCTAAAGTCGCTCCGGCAGATTTTGCTTTCAAGGATTTAGAGCCGATTGATTTAAAAAATGGCGACGCTAATAAAGGCAAACAGCTTGTAGCCGAAAATTGCACCGCTTGCCATGGCATTAAATCCCAAAACATTCCAGCCCCTA
Protein-coding regions in this window:
- a CDS encoding cytochrome b; translation: MAEIKKAKNLGEWLDMRLGTNKLVKVLMTEYWIPKNINFLWAMGVILLTLFGVLVVSGIFLLMYYKPDAKMAFDSVNFTIMQEVAYGWLWRHMHATAASMIFVIIYIHMFVGIYYGSYKKGREMIWISGMILFVVFSAEAFSGYMLPWGQMSYWAAAVITNLFGGIPFIGADVVEWIRGNYVVADSTLTRFFMLHVFLLPIAIILLVGVHFYSLRIPHVNNQEGEEIDFELEEKKFIEGKKKESKVIPFWPVFLSKDIFVVCAFMVFFFYLVCYHYDFAMDPINFERANSLKTPPHIYPEWYFLWSYEVLRGFFFSADLGLMAFGVAQVIFFLLPFLDRSPVVAPAHKRPAFMVWFWLLIIDMIVLTIYGKLPPLGIGKYIGLFGSITFLVLFFVVLPIITIAESKKQGGAR